One window of Nicotiana tomentosiformis chromosome 11, ASM39032v3, whole genome shotgun sequence genomic DNA carries:
- the LOC138901584 gene encoding uncharacterized protein — MAMSLRNGSESQEPREQEVAQSRRETTPTTTVTLEADESAELTEVVIEQAQVGKGKEKESEQLSEQVVEKASNKEKTPSSWRRLTPAPFPQRLAKQNKDDQYRKFMEMLRKIQLNIPLMDALREMPGYVKMMKDLMSQKFDFQELSTVTLTQTCSAIVTRPMAQKVSDLGSFIIPCTIGSYAFVKALCDLGASINLMPLAIYTKLGIGRARLTSMLLQLADHTVKRPTGILDDVLVQVGKFVFPTDFIILDCQMDEEIPIIMGRPFLATGRALIDCETGELKMRLNNEEIIFNV; from the coding sequence ATGGCAATGAGTCTCAGGAATGGAAGTGAGTCTCAGGAACCCAGAGAGCAAGAAGTTGCTCAATCTAGGAGAGAGACTACGCCAACTACTACAGTTACATTAGAGGCAGATGAGTCAGCAGAGCTCACCGAGGTTGTAATTGAACAAGCACAGGTTGGCAAGGGTAAGGAGAAGGAAAGTGAACAACTCTCAGAACAGGTAGTAGAAAaagcttccaacaaagaaaagacaCCAAGCAGTTGGCGGAGGTTGACTCCTGCACCATTTCCTCAGAGATTGGCAAAGCAAAATaaagatgatcaatacaggaaattcatggaaatgcttcgaaaaattcaattgaatattccactgATGGACGCTTTGAGGGAAATGCCAGGGTATGTAAAAATGATGAAGGATCTGATGTCGCAAAAATTTGACTTCCAGGAACTGTCCACTGTAACTCTGACGCAGACCTGCAGTGCAATAGTGACAAGACCTATGGCTCAAAAAGTGTCTGATTTAGGTAGTTTCATTATCCCATGCACCATTGGGAGTTATGCTTTTGttaaagcattgtgtgacttgggggccagtataaacttgatgcccttggcaatCTATACAAAACTGGGCATTGGTAGAGCTAGACTGACTTCAATGTTGTTGCAACTAGCTGATCACACAGTCAAAAGACCGACAGGAATTCTTGATGATGTGCTTGTTCAAGTGGGGAAGTTTGTATTCCCTACAGACTTCATTATTCTTGACTGTCAAATGGATGAAGAGATACCCATCATTATGGGAAGGCCGTTCTTAGCCACTGGGAGAGCATTGATTGattgtgagactggagagttgaaaatgaggttgaacaatgaagaaataatattcaacgttTAA